Proteins encoded by one window of Cloeon dipterum chromosome 4, ieCloDipt1.1, whole genome shotgun sequence:
- the Xbp1 gene encoding uncharacterized protein Xbp1, translating to MAAKTILIALPCGPRDKLPLPPRVPAISRTVERIKVEVDDEEGYGFVKERNRKRKLDNLTTEEKILRKKMKNRVAAQNSRDKKKARMDDLEKALALAHEKIKQLEAKQSTCTRCGEKVSSQGPQDFVPAVSKPDIPLQKGRGHRLETLLPAWCSAWVLLLALTANKHQLKQKMMQEMMTPTLKTRVDRRVMKDTRVERMKWWGSHQNMWNPKKKVA from the exons CATCTTGATCGCCCTGCCCTGCGGACCAAGGGACAAGCTGCCCTTGCCTCCTAGGGTACCAGCGATTTCTAGAACCGTCGAACGTATCAAAGTGGAAGTTGATGACGAAGAAGGATATGGATTCGTGAAGGAGAGGAACAGGAAACGGAAATTGGACAATTTGACCACggaggagaaaattttaagaaa gaaaatgaAGAACCGAGTGGCAGCCCAGAATTCACGAGATAAGAAAAAAGCAAGAATGGACGATTTGGAAAAGGCACTGGCGCTTGCACATGAAAAGATAAAACAGCTGGAGGCCAAGCAAAGTACGTGCACCAGGTGCGGCGAGAAGGTGTCGAGTCAAGGACCCCAGGACTTCGTACCTGCCGTGTCGAAACCCGATATCCCTCTGCAGAAGGGCAGGGGTCATCGGCTCGAGACCCTCTTGCCGGCTTGGTGTTCGGCTTGGGTATTACTACTGGCGCTGACGGCCAACAAACACCAGTTAAAACAGAAGATGATGCAAGAAATGATGACGCCGACCTTGAAGACTCGAGTGGACAGGAGAGTGATGAAGGATACTCGAGTAGAGAGGATGAAGTGGTGGGGCTCTCACCAGAATATGTGGAACCCAAAGAAGAAAGTTGCTTGA